GATACAAATGACTCTTGTAACAACGTAAGTGTCCAAAACCAAGATAATGATGGAAACAATGCAGCTGCTCAAGATGGCGGAAACGGTAAAAAAGGCAATGGCGGTAATGATGCTGACCAAGGTATAGGCCAATCTCAATCGTCAAAACAGAATTCCCAATGTGTCTCTGGTGGCAGTCTGGGTAATTCTTGTAACAACGTAAGTGTCCAAAACCAAGATAATGATGGAAACAATGCAGCTGCTCAAGATGGCGGAAACGGTAAAAAAGGCAATGGCGGTAATGATGCTGACCAAGGTATAGGCCAAGATCAAGATAGTGAACAGAATTCCCAATGTGTTTCAGGCGAAGATGCAACTGTTTCTTGTAACAACGTTAGTTTCCAAAATCAAGTAAATAGTGGGAATAATGCGTTAGCACAAGACTAACATTCATTTTTTATGATTATTATTTTAAGACTATATTAATTTGAAAATATATTTAATATATCAAAATTCTCAGTCTTCTAACTAAGAAAACTTATTAATTCATGCATGTAGTCGTCTCATTTAAAATCTTATCTGTTCTAATTTTTTTGATAACTAAACAAGCAATTTTTTGATTTGAATTTCTTGGTTATTCGTTATTTAAAATAACTTTTATTATCAAAATAAATGTCAATTTACCTGACCAAAACCATGTTACTAGATTGCCTATTTAACATATATTCTTTAATTTGAAACATGACACATGTAGCAAAAATAATAGAAATAGTAGGCTCATCGGACAAGAGCTGGGAGGATGCTGCTCAGATAGCATTAACTGAAGCGACAAAAACAATTCATGGTATAACTGGAATTGAGTTAACCGACATGACAGCTAGAGTGGATCCAAATACGGGAAAAATAGCTGAATATCATTCTACGGTAAAGATAGCCTTCGGAGTGGAACATTCCTAAGGATCGGCAGATAAGGGACTAGAATTTCATTTTTTCCATAAATTAGCTTTATTTCTTTTGTCGTTATACGCCTTGGGTATGAAAAATTGTGATTGCGACTCTATAAAGATCCATTTTTGATTTGCTTATCGAAATAAAAAAGAACGGTTACCCAAACCGATCGAATGGTCTTTGTTTACATGAATTTTATGTATGCTAGGTTTTGATAAGCCTGTAGTTATCTGGTCTACTGACTAGACATCTACAAATATAGCAATGATATTAGTCAAATTATACAGAAATTTCGTATGATTCGCTGTTCAGATCATATGATTTTCTACTATTAAAATAGAAAGAATTCTTTAGTAAGATATCTTGACATTTCTTTTAGCCCAAATGATTATTTTGTGTTTATGAATAAAAAACATAATATTATTACAAAGTTGATTGTAACTTTTTTTATAGTGACAATGGGATTCTCGTCATCTATTTCTATGCCAATATCCTATGCACAAAGCGGTCGTATTGCTGATCTCCCTTTTCTTGATTTTAATAGTGATAATAACAACAAAGAGAATGACAATTTAGAAGAATTATACAACATGATTCCCGGTTTAAATACAAAAGACAATAATGATGTAAGCGATTCAGATTCTAAAACTGGTAACAAAGGTGCTCATGAAAATACATTGGATGAAAAATCCGTAGATTCAAAAACCAATGATGAAAGCAAAATTAATGATTATGCATTCTATTCTGATGATGCAATAGATGGTATAGGCAGCTCGGGCTCTGGAAACGAAAAAGATGAAGGAGCAACAGCAACAACTCCCAGCATTCTTACTTCTATCCTTGATAAATTGCCTTATTCTGATGTTTTATCTAATTCTTTGTCACCATCCTCATCCTCATCATCTACATCACCTTCTTACTCAGCATACAAAATGGGACAGGTAATACCGGGGCAATACATTGTGGTCCTAAATGATGATGTCTTGAATTTGCGTGACATTCTTTCAGAGGTTGCAAAAAAGGTAAATATTGAGGGGACTGAAATACTCTACATTTATGAAGATGTGTTGAATGGATTTGCAATTAGCGTTCCAAATGAAAGAATTATCGAGGTACTTGAACAAAGCCCATTTGTAGATCATATTGAAAAAGACAAGGTAGTTAAAGCATTTGCTCAAACACTGCCAAGTGGAGTCAATAGGGTTGATGGAGACCTAAGCTCTACCAAGTCAGGGAGCGGTGGCGGAGTCATCAATACCGACATAGCCATCCTGGATAGTGGAATACATACTAGTCATTCCGATCTAAACGTCTATCATCAGAAATCCTTTGTCTCAGGTACGTCGTCAGGAAATGATGATAACGGTCATGGGACTCATGTTGCAGGGATTGCAGCGGCTAAAGACAATTCTATAGGGGTAGTTGGAGTAGCACCTGGAGCAAAACTATGGGCAATCAAGGTCTTGGATAGAAACGGTTCAGGAGCCTTATCGACAATAATAAAAGGTATTGACTATATTAGGCAATATGCAAATCAAATAGAAGTTGCTAATCTCAGCCTTGGATGCGAATGTAAATCTTCTGCGTTTGATACTGCAATAAACAATGCTGTAAAGGCTGGAATCACGTTTGTAGTGGCTTCAGGAAATTCGGGAAAAGATGCTTCTACATTTTCCCCTGCCAATAATCCCAATGTTATAGCTGTCTCAGCCATAGGTGATAGTGATGGTAAATGTGGGGGAACAGGTCCCAGCACAGGTTCTGGAAGGGATGACACACTAGCAAGTTTCAGCAATTATGGTTCGGTTGTAGATATCGCAGCACCTGGAACCAAGATATTTTCTACTTACAAAGGGAACTCGTATGCGACAATGAGTGGAACAAGCATGGCCTCACCACATGTTGCCGGAGCAGCTGTCTTATATGAGGCATCTCATCCTGGTGCTTCACCTTCGGAAGTACGTAATGCGTTATTAAGCGGTGGATCAACATCATCAACAACATGTGATGGAAAAGGTCATGGTTACTTTACAAGTGATAGAGATAATTACAGGGAACCGTTGTTGTACGTAAGAAATTATTGATGATGTTGTTAATACTAGTGTTTAACGAACAAGTATACAAACACGCATAGATGCAGAAATGAGATAGTATTTTTATACTATTTCTATGATTCCTGTTAAGTATCGGGAGTGGGACTCAAATCCATCCCGTATTATCACGGATTTATCTATTAAAATTACCTCTAGATCCAATCTAACTTGATTTTTAAAGATTAGAAAGATTATGTTATATGAATTTTAGCGCAGTTTCAACCGAAGTAATATAGAATAACATTGGTTATGGGTAAGCAGATTCAACCAAACCTGTTTTTTATTCTCAGCCTATTGAAAAACAAGTCGTAATTTCCAATTTTATAATCATAGATTTAGCACAATATGTTTGACACAAGAGCATTTTAATGGATGTGGTACTCGATTGCAGGGAAAGTTAGACAAATACACTGGGTTCAGGTAAGTTTGGGATCATTGATACAAAACAACCATCGGTTTTACTTCTATTGAATAAGAACGTAGTCGAGTCAGTACGTCGTGGCGAAGCCACTAAGCTATAAAAAAAGGATTTGGACAGTAAAGCTAACCTATTGTGAATACAAAAGGTTGCGTAATGTTTGTGACCTGCCCGCTCTCAGTCTGGTAATGAAAAGTGGCGCTCGCTGTTGTTTGTCCAGCTGCTAATGCTTGATAGATTGTGTCAGAAGATGGTCCGGCTACAGAAACTTCTTTTCCAGGTTCTAATTCGAATGGAGGTGATGTTGCGGTACAGCCCTGAATATATCTTATTACTACATTGTTGAGAAATTGTGCAGATAAAGGTGAATCGCATACTCCTGCAGTAAATGTTATTTTACTTGGTGAATCATTAACAACTGTTGCAATAATTTGAAATTTGCTGCCAGATTTTAAATATAAAGGCGAAGGATGTATGTCTTTCAGCTCAACACCAGTACTTGTCGTATTGGTGGCCGAGTTGGTTTCGTTAGATTGGGAGTTTGCATATTGGTTCCCTAATCCTGGTAAACTTAGGAGGGTAAAAGTGATGATTGTGGCTAATACAGGTAGAATAATACATTGTTTTGCTTTACAGAATTGCATATGGAATCTCATACATAATATCTGCCATACTATTTATATTTATCCGTCGTTGTGAATCTGTCACTGCACAATTTCTGATTACCGTATTTAAGATAAAGAATTATGATCGAGTTCCAGTCCTCAATAAGGGATAGTTGGAACTATACTAATTTCGCCGAAATTAAAGCAGTTTCAATAGATGCATTCAGTTAGTAGAAAGATAATGCTCGGAAAGTACAACATTTTCAAACAAGTGGTAGGATAGAAAGATTCTATGAGACATTCCAATTAAGGATAACGTACTTTGAATCCTTCGAGATATTCTTAACAAGGCATAAGATCTAGATCTCATATGTTTTTGAACTGAGATGAATTAGAAACACCACCAATTTCATGAAACTACAATCATAGCATACAAGTAAGCTTAAATATTGGGAGTGAAGATTGTGACTTATGACTACTTCAAATGAAAATGTTAGCCATCATAAGGTTAAGGAACAGAGTGACGAGTTGAGAACAAAGTATCCCATTTTTACTGCTATTTTAGAAAGAATTCCGGACATGGATTTGAAAGAAGTTCTTAGCGTACTAGTAATAGTTGATCCTGTAAGATCGCTATTGAAGACTCACGCTACGAGATTGACTTTCATAGGAGAGGATAAGAATCTTGACCAAATAATTGAAGAAAGTATTAATCAGTTGAGGACAAAGCACGCCTTACTGGCCGGTATTCTAGAAAGAATTCATAAAATGGATCTAAAAGATACTGCAGTAGGATTATTAGGAATTGATGCAATGGAGTCACTGCTAAAGCTTAGGATGCTAGTCATTCTAACATCCTGATCCTCTTTACCAAGTTTAGAGAAGATGAATTTTTAAGAAATCTCTTATTTTCAATATTTATTCAACTATAATTCTTAGTAATTCTTTAATTTTCTCTGTAACTCGTATTTTCTTTTTCTTTGTTTATTTTAGCAAGATTTGATTTCTTTATCTTCTCTCATATTAAGATGGTTGTTATCAAGTGATCGCTTTTATGTCTAATTTTTGCAACATTCCATGTGTTTTCTAATCGGCCCATGGATGTATTTGCAAAGAACAGTATTTTGTAATACGATAATAAGTATCTATTTTCTATAATGGTATCTTAAACATATTGTAAATCGATTTAATCGAGTTTGTGTAGGGCCGGAGCTATTCGGGAACCTATCAATTCCGTAGCTCTCATAAGCTTCTCGTGAGGTAATGATGCGGGGTTCATCATGAAAGTAAATCTAGATATACCACCAAGCACTTGACTATATCTAATAATTTTCTCTGTAACTTCTTCCGGATTGCCTATGAGGAGAGCACCGTTTGGGCCCAGCTGGGCTTCAAAATCCCTACGAGTTATAGGAGACCATCCACGCTCCTTTCCGATTTCGTTCATACTATGTACATAGCCCGGAAAAAAGTCATCAACTGCCTCTGGAGTGCTCTCTGCCACATAACCCAGCGAATGTATACCCACGTTAAGATTATGCGGTAAATGGCCAGCTCTCTTTCCTGCCTCTCTGTAGAGATCAATTAATGGTTTGAAACTTGGTGTCTGGCCCCCGATGATTGCGACCATCAGAGGTAATCCAAGGATCCCAGCTCTAACAAAAGATTCAGGGGTTCCACCAACACCTATCCATATTGGCAGAGGATTCTGCAACGGCCTTGGATAGATTCCCTGTCCAGTCAGAGCAGGTCGATATTTGCCAGACCAATTCACATGTTCATTTTCCCGAATCTTTAAGAGTAATTCAAGCTTCTCTGAAAAAAGTGAATCATAGTCATCCAACTTCAGGCCAAACAAGGGGAATGCCTCGATAAATGACCCGCGACCCACTACCATCTCCGCCCTACCACCAGACAAAAGATCCAAGGTTGCGAATTCTTGGAATATCCTTACGGGATCGACTGCACTCAATACCGTTACTGCACTGGTAAGGCGTATATGTTTAGTTCGTGCTGCAGCCGCTCCTAAGATGACAGCTGGAGCAGAATCAAGGAATCCACGACGGTGATGTTCGCCTACTCCAAATACGTCCAACCCAATTTGATCTGCATATTCAATTTGTTCAACCAATCTTTGCAAGCGTTCAGATGAACTTATTGATTTCTTGGTATCGACATGAAAAGCTGCAAAACTGTCAATTCCTACCTGCATCTGATATACATCAAATATGAATATTATTTAAACAAAGTAGTAATAGTTCTTAACTTGGCAAGTATGAATTATTATACTTGTTTTGTAATAACCTTCTAATACTTTCAACAAGTAATGGAAATAATCATTAAATCAACTTATAATCGATATAAATAGTATCTAGCTTATGTATGGAATACATTCTAAAGCTTTACTACTATCCGAATATTTTATAATCATAAAATATTGCCTATGAAAGTTCTAAATGCAAGTCCTAGATTCGGAAAGCCCATGAAAGAGAGACAGTTAGAGGATTTTTTGGATAAAAATATATCTCAGATACACATCGGAACATTAAATTATAAAAAGGATCCAAACATCCATCCAATTTGGTATCACTATTAACACATCTCATAAGCAAAAATAACAAGACCCATGAGGACAAAGTTCCCTGTGTTAGTAGGGTTGTCGTTGTAGTCAAGATCCAACTGAAGCACCTTTATGCTATGCATCACATGGTAATGTAAACGAAAAGGTGGCGCCTGTTCCATTCACATTATTCCTTGCCCAAATCCTTCCACTATGGGCTTCTATTATACTCTTTGCGATGTATAATCCAAGGCCAATTCCTTTTTCTGACATGGTAGTAAATTTGGTAAACAACTTGGGTAATATTTCCTTATCAATGCCTTTCCCGCTGTCCCTTATGGATATAACCACATATTTTTGATCATTTATGAATTCTATATCTAGTATAATATATATAGCGTCACCATCATTTGTGAACTTAAATGCATTATCTAACAAATTGTAAACAACTTGTGTGATTCTTGACTTGTCCAGTT
This Candidatus Nitrosocosmicus oleophilus DNA region includes the following protein-coding sequences:
- a CDS encoding S8 family peptidase — translated: MNKKHNIITKLIVTFFIVTMGFSSSISMPISYAQSGRIADLPFLDFNSDNNNKENDNLEELYNMIPGLNTKDNNDVSDSDSKTGNKGAHENTLDEKSVDSKTNDESKINDYAFYSDDAIDGIGSSGSGNEKDEGATATTPSILTSILDKLPYSDVLSNSLSPSSSSSSTSPSYSAYKMGQVIPGQYIVVLNDDVLNLRDILSEVAKKVNIEGTEILYIYEDVLNGFAISVPNERIIEVLEQSPFVDHIEKDKVVKAFAQTLPSGVNRVDGDLSSTKSGSGGGVINTDIAILDSGIHTSHSDLNVYHQKSFVSGTSSGNDDNGHGTHVAGIAAAKDNSIGVVGVAPGAKLWAIKVLDRNGSGALSTIIKGIDYIRQYANQIEVANLSLGCECKSSAFDTAINNAVKAGITFVVASGNSGKDASTFSPANNPNVIAVSAIGDSDGKCGGTGPSTGSGRDDTLASFSNYGSVVDIAAPGTKIFSTYKGNSYATMSGTSMASPHVAGAAVLYEASHPGASPSEVRNALLSGGSTSSTTCDGKGHGYFTSDRDNYREPLLYVRNY
- a CDS encoding dodecin family protein; this translates as MTHVAKIIEIVGSSDKSWEDAAQIALTEATKTIHGITGIELTDMTARVDPNTGKIAEYHSTVKIAFGVEHS
- a CDS encoding LLM class flavin-dependent oxidoreductase gives rise to the protein MQVGIDSFAAFHVDTKKSISSSERLQRLVEQIEYADQIGLDVFGVGEHHRRGFLDSAPAVILGAAAARTKHIRLTSAVTVLSAVDPVRIFQEFATLDLLSGGRAEMVVGRGSFIEAFPLFGLKLDDYDSLFSEKLELLLKIRENEHVNWSGKYRPALTGQGIYPRPLQNPLPIWIGVGGTPESFVRAGILGLPLMVAIIGGQTPSFKPLIDLYREAGKRAGHLPHNLNVGIHSLGYVAESTPEAVDDFFPGYVHSMNEIGKERGWSPITRRDFEAQLGPNGALLIGNPEEVTEKIIRYSQVLGGISRFTFMMNPASLPHEKLMRATELIGSRIAPALHKLD